The Manihot esculenta cultivar AM560-2 chromosome 1, M.esculenta_v8, whole genome shotgun sequence genome has a window encoding:
- the LOC110623946 gene encoding GDSL esterase/lipase At5g41890, with product MTSLSITALLVLSWQVISCVSFTSFIFGDSLVDAGNNNYLFTLSKANSPPYGIDFKPSHGQPTGRFTNGRTISDIVGQELGAKSLPPPYLAPNTQVDAIIGGINYASGASGILDETGFLFIGRVPLGQQVSYFEESRNYMVNVMGENETREFLKKAIFSITTGSNDILNYVQPNIPFLEGDKVSSTELQDFMVSNLTTQLKRLHELGARKFIVVGVGPLGCIPFVRALNLLPRGKCSVTVNELIQGYNEKLRDMLNRLNQEMGPESIFIYANSYDIVLSIILNSRKYGFENGDEPCCGGYFPPFVCFKENNAEASSILCDDRSNYVFWDAYHPTEAANLIIAKELLDGDKGISFPINIRELYNYSF from the exons ATGACTTCTCTTTCAATTACTGCGTTGTTAGTTTTGTCATGGCAAGTTATTTCTTGTGTTTCTTTCACGTCTTTTATATTTGGCGATTCCTTGGTTGATGCAGGCAACAATAATTATTTGTTTACCCTCTCCAAGGCCAACTCTCCTCCGTATGGGATAGACTTCAAGCCATCCCACGGGCAACCCACCGGAAGATTCACTAATGGTCGTACCATATCTGATATTGTAG GTCAAGAActtggagctaaatctcttCCACCTCCTTATCTAGCACCAAACACTCAGGTTGATGCAATCATCGGAGGAATCAATTACGCTTCTGGAGCATCCGGAATCTTGGATGAAACAGGATTTTTGTTT ATTGGAAGAGTTCCTCTAGGGCAACAAGTAAGCTACTTTGAGGAAAGTAGAAATTACATGGTGAATGTGATGGGGGAGAATGAGACCAGAGAGTTCCTCAAGAAAGCAATCTTCTCAATAACCACAGGGTCTAATGATATTTTAAACTACGTGCAGCCAAACATACCCTTTTTGGAGGGTGACAAAGTTTCTTCTACTGAGTTACAGGATTTTATGGTTTCCAACCTCACTACACAGCTTAAG CGACTCCACGAGTTAGGAGCTAGAAAGTTCATTGTGGTGGGTGTGGGGCCTCTTGGTTGCATTCCATTTGTTCGAGCACTAAATCTACTGCCAAGGGGAAAATGCTCAGTAACGGTGAATGAATTAATCCAAGGCTACAACGAGAAATTGCGTGACATGCTCAATAGATTAAATCAAGAAATGGGACCTGAATCTATCTTCATCTACGCAAATTCTTATGACATTGTCCTAAGCATCATCCTTAATTCTCGTAAATACG GATTTGAGAATGGCGATGAACCATGCTGCGGGGGTTATTTTCCACCATTTGTCTGCTTCAAGGAAAATAATGCAGAGGCGAGCTCTATTCTATGTGATGATAGATCTAATTATGTGTTTTGGGATGCATATCACCCTACAGAAGCTGCTAATCTTATAATTGCCAAAGAGTTGCTTGATGGAGACAAAGGCATCAGTTTTCCTATCAATATACGGGAGCTCTACAACTATAGTTTCTAG